The sequence CCTGCAAgccaatatattataagaaaactgtttatatATGGCaagttattttctataaaaatgagtatgtttttatcgcaaataatccgtcataaatactcgtttttcttgtattgatatatatatatatcaacctTTTGTATATAATGTACAACTAACTCATCAGTTTCCTAAAGGACACCAACTCGTGATCCAAATGCATTtatgatttgtttatttttgagCTTACTAAAATAAATCACATGTAGACCtttgttaaaatttagaaaaatagttTAGCTTCAAaaagatcttacaaaaatatatctacaaactgacatgaccTGATATGGTTATATTGTAAAACAACGTTTATTGTAAGAtagatttaatatttgaaaCCATATCATCAttttgtgggtttatttttgtagaatctcTTTGTAGTGGTAGAGCGCACTTCTCTAAAACTTAATTACAACATCATGATCAAACCAATGTCCTGAAACCCTAAATATTAATGATCAGaagagttttaacttttaaaatgtaAAGAGTTGGAATTGGAAAGGTACTAAATAGATTGATTAAAACCAGTCCCCTAAATGCTCCCATGTAGTCCAGATGCAATCTTCACGAATCTTAGTACTCCTAGTTTTGCAACCATACTATCCAACATATATTCACTTCACCACTAAATGAATGAAAGTGGAAACCATGTCTTTCTTtacttgaattttatttttctgagcagccaatgcttttttttttttttttttttttttttttcctttccatcaaAATTCTAAATCACACGATCTTAACGTTGTTATGTATCAAGTTTTcgagatgaatatatatactttgAAAGCAAGCGGATGGAAACCAGCATGTGGCAGTTTAGAAGGCAAAAACGAAAGGAGAGCTAGCGTTAATTGAAAGATCATGAGAAACCCCTCTTTATAGCCATTTTAGCTGTGATGTTTATACATACACATCATAGAGACATGCTCTACCCAATAAGTACTCTTCGATTCAACGAATATAATTGAACAGGACAACATAAAAAAGGATTCGGGAAAACAAAATATGGTCGACACCCGAGACCATTAGCCATTGCATATTGTAATATGTTGAATTTATCAGTCCGCATATTGTTTGGTTTCTTGCAATAAGATATATATCCTGAGTTCTTGATTGGAAAATAACGTTAATGCACAACATTACAAAGGCTACCTTTACCAGTTACCAAATGGAGGTTGGAGCTTCAAGGTTTTCTGTGTCTTCACATTCTTTCATGTACATGTGCTTAATTTGCACGTTTAAGAGCAAACATCCAACACTGAAATTGGAGACTTTATTGCTACATTTGGCAGAACCCttgttctttttatatatatcccttttatgtaatatatttaacTTGATTGGTAATTTCTCTAGCTGTCAACTGATTCAATGGATTGACATTAACAAAACTACTAGAAAATCACTGTTTCCCTGCCTGCAGTTATAGATCATACAAATTCAGATAATTGCAGCTCTTCAATGGTTTAAAGAAAAGAGTCTAGTGGATCCTGGACTTAGGACCACCTTTTCTCTCCTTTCACAGAACCATGCCTAAATTATGTTGCTAGTAGCGCTTGCTATACCACAGTACTTAGAGCTTTCCTACGTGCCATCACCTTCTAATTTAGAGATCCTACCtgaaatttataaaactcaaacATTGTATACACAACTTTGAATTAAAGGATCAGTAATCGCATTGTATTCTTTTATTCGAATAGTACTTGAAAACAAACATACTACGTGAATGGGAGGAAAATAGACATGATTTTATGTGCATACCTTGAATAGATGGTAGATTATAAAGATGCACTACAGAAGATTTGAAGGTGCTGGGATTTGTAGTGGTACACCAGGAGTAGGCTCTAAGACCTGAGCATCTGGTAGTTCCTTTGACAATAGCTCCTGCATTGGAAACCAGTTCAGTTCTCAGTTGCTTGTCACATTTGCGGGATGGACATATCTAACAGATGCATAGCTATTACAAAAACGCGACCTAAGCAAAGATGAGGGAAATTGCTGCAGTAACAAAATTTAATGTCTATTATCAGTAATTTTGTGACTGATTTTAAAATTACCGTGCACAGAAAATGCCAGAATTGGTCTCCCACTCCCCCATAAACTATTCATCAGTTAAAACCGTGTTGACTACATCAATTATCAAATTTCAGGACAATTATAGAGATAGGATACCCAGAAAAAGCCAGAAACCGActcccccactctctctcaaCTACTCACTGGTTGCAACAGTACAAAAAGTCATACAGGTTTCGGGCAAGCAACGAAGAGAATTTATTTGGATACATAAATCCGCTTTGTATGCTCTTGACCCACATGATGTGACAATACTCCCTGCTAGAACTTCTACAAGATAtgcaactcttttaattcaacaaagtaaaaatttcaacacGTGGAATTTGGTATGACTTTCAGAAATGACATGACTTAGACCTGCTGGCAGGAAACAGACAGTGAATCAACCAAGACAACATGAAGGCTTGGTTTCCATTGACATCTTTGAACAATGTATAAAGTAATATCACGACTATTATCCAAATGAAGTATATTTTTAGTAGTTTCTGTTGTCTCCCAAATGAGTTTCACAAGCACAATAGTAAGTTCAGAAGTGAATAGAAATTTAGGCAAAAACAACTCTGGAGCTAGGAAAATTATATTGACTCTCAACTTTCACCAACTTGGCAAGCTTATCAATCATCTAGAAAGTCTTTGGTACAACTACAAGTCGACTTAGAAAAGAAGTTGGAAAAAGCATCCAGCCCTATTACTTGGAGAGCACCGCAACTTTCCTTTTTCATGAAATCAAAATGATGACAATGTTCAAAAGTATATTAAACATTACTACAGTTCGCCAAAAAATTTTGAGTAAGCAAGGATTTAAAAAGGGGAAGGCCATGCCAGTCACATTCAACTCAGAGAATACAAAAGCAGTCCAAAATTCCCCTTCAcccaccaaaacaaaaaatatggtGCTCTGTGTCATTCAATACGATGCCTGGAGTCATCTGTTCTTCaacatttacttataaaaaaaacattgagtAAAAGAATGCACACCTTAAATGATTCTATTGTTCCCTCAACTTGAATTATACTAGAAAGAAGCCCTTTGCTATCAAGGTCCCCATTTTTCATTGGCACGATGAACCTATACAAAGTGGAAAGAAGCCAACAAAAAAGTTAACTAATGCAATATTAATGATTTAGCAGGCAAAATTTATGCAATAGTGGTGTACTTGGCGTGCAGCACCCTTGCAAGTTGAACTGCATCTTCTTGTCCCGAAACCAGTGTAAATTTAGGCAGAAGCTGCTTTATGACTGGTGTGATGATAATGTCAGCCCTTTCCTTTCCCAGAAAACTCTTGTTGTATACACAGTGGGGTTCATAGTAAAGAGTCTGTTGGCCCTGAGGAGAATTGACAAGATACCTGACCACAAATTACACCAAAAAGCATAAATTACTAGAAAAATATCTACATAACCTAGATTAGATATCAATTATCATGTAAGGGCAAAGATCCTCCATATAAAAGTCACCATTTCTTGGAAATCGAATCCAGAAGATATAGTATTTAAATTCACAATGGCAAATTAAAGCACAATAAGCATTACCCATTCTCCGGGCGCTGCCATGGAGGACCTAGAACTGGCCCTGGAGTGGCCTGAATTCTGACTGTAGAACCATTTCTTGCTTCAATAACAGAGCTCTGACCAGGTTCAATGTACGTGACCTGAAATTGGTAGTGACTATGGTGTAAAAACAATTTTGGTGTAGCATATGAATTCACAATGTCAAACTAAATGTTCAATCCTATTTTCTCTTTGGGTGTCTACAGAGAATGTTTGATCCTCCGTAAATCAACAACATACAATTAAGATTAAAGACAAAATCAGCATCGAGTATCcagttgaaaagaaaagatcaagaTTGCAGATATACATACATTGCTAAAAAGGGGATCCAACAGTGGCCTAGCATTGGGAGTTGCCACGACTCTAAGATTTGGGGACTTTTCAGAGAGGGGCTTCAGGGTCTTCAGATGGCAATGATCATCAAGGCTTTGTGTAATCAGTAAGCAATCAATTTCAGGAAGATCGCTAAGCTGCACTAAGTTGCAAACCAGTCAGAACAAGTTCATCAATTCCCAGTAGAAGTTTACCAACGGAAGGACTACATGTACAAAAACAAAGGTACAAACCAGGAAATAGCTAGCGAAGAAATACCTGgaatttcttcaaaaacttCTTGGCAGCATCATAAAGCCAGGGAATTCCAAAATCCAAATTACCCACCAAGATTGGATCAACCAGTATTTTCAATCCACCAACATCCCACAACCAACTATTCCCCTAAACAAAAGGTAATTTCTAATATATGCCCACAGAGCCTCTAAATTAAGCAACTTTATGAAATATCCAAATAAAGAAAACGAAAACCCACCTCTAAGTAAGTGAGTTTGAACACATCAGTTCCAGAAGAACTCGACCCGACTGCGTTCTCTTCAGAAACCAGAGCAGAAACAGCCCTATTCCGCCTGCAAGTAACGTATCAACGGTACTACAGCTCTCAGTATGAACTTTGAAGCAATTCACGcatctcagagagagagagagagagagagagaagggggggttGACCTGGTGGTCGGGAGCTTCAATACGTTGGAAGCAGTGCAAACGGGAATGCTAACAGTTGAGACTAAACGGGTGTATGAGATTGGAGATAAGGGTGCTGTGGTTCTGCACAAGCGGGGAAGAGAGTTGAACTGACCCACGGCCATGGCAGTTAAGAGCGCTCGGCTTTCCCCgaattattattgtttgtgaaaagCGTCTTTCAAGTTAAAACCACCCAAATTTCCTCGACGTTCAtccttttaattttccttttcttaaaaagagaaaaaaaaaatacgtaaatGATTTCGATTTTACGACCACTTGGCAGTTGGCACATGCCGACACACTACTTCCATCTGATGGCTGGTATTTTCGTTTGATCAACAGTAAAAACTACCACAGTATTCTACTGTTGGATGGATGGAAAAGTGCATTGAAAAAGAAGACCAGATTCTTTGTAAATAGCCTGTGATGATTTCATAATCTGCCCATGCACCATTTTTAATGGATTCTACTCATTAAACGCTTGAAAGTTACATGATCATCTTAGTCCATACAACTCAAGGACGAAGCAAATTATCCATAGGCCATCAGCCACTATCTTAATGAACAGcgacccaaaaagaaaaaggcattttaaagaaaaatcttaatatttaagaaaaattcgtCCAAAAATACAGGTAACATCAATGTACATTTATATCTTGAACACAAGTACGCTCTCCCATTTTTGGCGATTGTAGGGTATAATACTCACAATTTTCTTACCTTGGGGTAATGGCAACTGATCCCGGATGCGATCTTCTCATGCCAGACAAATTCATTCTCATGTTCGAATTTCCTGAGCATTTCAGAAACATTATAAATTTCCTTAATGAACACTGATTTCCATGAGTCTTCACCCGGCATCTTCTTTTTAATGTTGATCAGTGCAAGACGAAGAACTCCAACTGCAACTCCGACTTGGCCAGCAATCTTCACAGATTCAGCAAGATATTTCTG comes from Juglans microcarpa x Juglans regia isolate MS1-56 chromosome 8S, Jm3101_v1.0, whole genome shotgun sequence and encodes:
- the LOC121244915 gene encoding uncharacterized protein LOC121244915 — its product is MAVGQFNSLPRLCRTTAPLSPISYTRLVSTVSIPVCTASNVLKLPTTRRNRAVSALVSEENAVGSSSSGTDVFKLTYLEGNSWLWDVGGLKILVDPILVGNLDFGIPWLYDAAKKFLKKFQLSDLPEIDCLLITQSLDDHCHLKTLKPLSEKSPNLRVVATPNARPLLDPLFSNVTYIEPGQSSVIEARNGSTVRIQATPGPVLGPPWQRPENGYLVNSPQGQQTLYYEPHCVYNKSFLGKERADIIITPVIKQLLPKFTLVSGQEDAVQLARVLHAKFIVPMKNGDLDSKGLLSSIIQVEGTIESFKELLSKELPDAQVLEPTPGVPLQIPAPSNLL